A single genomic interval of Microbulbifer variabilis harbors:
- a CDS encoding DUF885 domain-containing protein: MPIKLNNPLIPSLLAVAILAGCQGDKSAQAGANADKAQSAVAEAPVTVDAVAETKRLTEWLDARYEEQLQFSPMQLSYLGRKEQYDQIDDMSEAAEARQLAWMEKAVAELKKNFDYDKLSQEGKTSYDIWVYQFEQAKAAEPFKRHGYIFEQMGGVQSQLPNFLLNFHKVDNIEDMQAYIARIGGISRAINQLRERAEQSAKEGIRPPRFAYEGAIEQSSKLIDGAPFTDGEDAPLWAGAKGKVAELLEAGKIDQKQADKLTADARKALETEFLPAYKTLVAWLKKDVQKASAEPQGASSLPNGMAYYNQRLANTTTTSLTADEIHNIGLKEVARIRSEMETIKKQVGYEGNLQEFFTFIREDGQFYYPNTDEGRQGYLDDSTAFLDDITKKLPDYFGLLPKAELVVKRVESFREQDGGAQHYYPGTPDGSRPGIYYAHLSDMSAYSTTDMETVAYHEGNPGHHMQISIAQELEDIPQFRTQAHFTVYVEGWALYSEKLAKEMGAFEDPYNLFGHLTAEMWRAIRLVVDTGMHAKGWSEEQAVEYFLENSAIPETAVRSEVRRYLVWPGQATAYKIGMLKIQELRKQAEEQLGEKFDIRGFHDTVLGGGALPVPVLESRVAAWVDSIKSA, translated from the coding sequence ATGCCGATTAAGCTGAACAACCCTTTGATCCCCAGCCTGCTGGCTGTCGCTATCCTTGCGGGCTGTCAGGGCGATAAGAGCGCTCAAGCAGGAGCGAATGCCGACAAAGCTCAAAGTGCCGTTGCCGAGGCCCCTGTAACCGTTGATGCGGTGGCTGAGACCAAGCGTCTGACCGAATGGCTGGATGCGCGTTACGAAGAGCAGCTGCAGTTCAGCCCCATGCAGCTGTCCTATCTCGGCCGCAAGGAGCAGTACGACCAGATCGACGATATGAGCGAAGCCGCTGAGGCGCGCCAGCTGGCCTGGATGGAAAAGGCCGTTGCAGAGCTGAAGAAGAACTTCGACTACGACAAGCTGAGTCAAGAAGGGAAAACGTCCTACGATATTTGGGTTTACCAGTTTGAGCAGGCCAAAGCCGCCGAGCCCTTTAAGCGCCATGGCTATATTTTTGAGCAGATGGGCGGCGTGCAGTCGCAACTGCCCAACTTTCTGCTGAACTTCCACAAGGTGGACAATATCGAGGATATGCAGGCGTATATCGCCCGTATCGGCGGTATTTCCCGGGCTATCAATCAGCTGCGCGAGCGCGCTGAGCAGTCTGCCAAAGAGGGCATTCGCCCACCGCGCTTCGCTTACGAGGGCGCGATCGAGCAGTCCAGCAAGCTGATCGACGGCGCCCCCTTCACCGATGGTGAGGACGCCCCCCTATGGGCCGGAGCCAAAGGCAAAGTCGCTGAACTGTTGGAAGCCGGCAAGATTGACCAGAAGCAGGCCGATAAGCTGACCGCAGACGCGCGCAAGGCCTTGGAGACCGAGTTCCTGCCTGCCTATAAGACCCTGGTTGCCTGGCTGAAGAAAGATGTACAGAAGGCCTCTGCAGAGCCTCAGGGCGCCAGCAGTCTGCCGAATGGTATGGCCTACTACAACCAGCGCCTGGCAAATACCACCACTACCAGCCTGACCGCTGATGAAATCCACAATATCGGCCTGAAGGAAGTAGCGCGTATTCGCAGCGAGATGGAGACCATCAAGAAGCAGGTGGGCTACGAGGGTAACCTGCAGGAGTTCTTCACCTTTATCCGTGAAGATGGCCAGTTCTACTACCCCAATACCGACGAAGGCCGCCAGGGTTACCTGGATGATTCCACGGCTTTCCTTGACGACATCACCAAGAAGCTGCCGGATTACTTCGGCCTGCTGCCCAAGGCTGAGCTGGTGGTTAAGCGGGTGGAATCTTTCCGCGAGCAGGATGGTGGTGCCCAGCACTACTACCCGGGCACTCCAGACGGCTCTCGCCCTGGCATCTACTATGCGCACCTGTCTGACATGAGTGCCTACTCCACGACCGATATGGAAACTGTGGCTTACCACGAGGGCAACCCCGGCCACCATATGCAGATTTCCATTGCGCAGGAACTGGAGGATATCCCACAGTTTCGTACCCAGGCGCACTTCACCGTATATGTCGAAGGCTGGGCCCTTTACTCTGAAAAACTGGCTAAGGAGATGGGTGCATTCGAGGACCCCTACAACCTGTTTGGCCATCTGACCGCAGAAATGTGGCGCGCCATCCGCTTGGTAGTGGATACCGGCATGCACGCCAAAGGTTGGAGCGAGGAGCAGGCGGTAGAATACTTCCTGGAAAACTCCGCGATTCCTGAAACAGCCGTGCGCTCCGAAGTACGCCGCTATCTGGTGTGGCCGGGTCAGGCTACCGCCTACAAGATCGGGATGCTGA
- a CDS encoding mechanosensitive ion channel family protein — MSLDGIGESYWPLFTAGFLRIAAAVLVIAVTLGVAHLARSAINRLTSRLDATLVPVLRNIATWAIYIVGALVVLDVFGINTTSLIALLGATGLAVGLALKDTLQNIAAGFILLSLRPFRVGDVIQFGQTMGTVRQVGLFTTALDTSDGLRITAPNSTIWGQTLTNYSHNQTRRVEIVASIAYGDDIEAGIQVLRRLVADEPRILPEPQPSFAVRALGDSAVNLQVRIWTPTVEYWDVYWTLMKRLKPALEGAGLTIPFPQRELHIVQKPEWPDPSSPEPKT; from the coding sequence ATGAGTCTTGATGGTATTGGTGAAAGTTACTGGCCCCTTTTCACTGCTGGCTTTTTACGGATTGCGGCCGCAGTGCTGGTTATTGCAGTGACTCTGGGGGTGGCCCACCTGGCGCGAAGTGCTATAAATCGATTAACCAGCCGGCTCGATGCGACACTGGTGCCGGTGTTGCGCAATATTGCGACCTGGGCCATTTATATTGTCGGGGCGCTGGTGGTTCTGGATGTGTTTGGGATCAATACCACGAGTCTGATCGCCTTACTCGGTGCCACCGGTTTGGCGGTGGGGCTGGCCTTAAAGGATACCCTGCAAAATATTGCGGCCGGTTTTATTTTGCTGAGTTTGCGCCCCTTTCGTGTCGGCGATGTGATTCAGTTTGGCCAGACCATGGGCACTGTGCGTCAGGTGGGTCTTTTTACCACTGCGTTGGATACTAGCGATGGCCTGCGAATTACAGCACCGAACAGCACCATTTGGGGGCAGACCCTCACCAATTACAGCCACAATCAGACTCGTCGTGTCGAAATAGTGGCGAGCATCGCCTACGGAGACGATATCGAGGCGGGTATACAGGTATTGCGCCGACTAGTGGCAGATGAACCGCGAATTCTACCGGAGCCCCAGCCGAGCTTCGCGGTTCGCGCACTGGGGGATAGTGCGGTGAACCTGCAAGTTCGGATTTGGACACCGACTGTTGAGTACTGGGATGTCTATTGGACTCTCATGAAGCGCTTGAAGCCCGCCCTGGAGGGCGCGGGTTTAACGATCCCCTTCCCCCAGCGGGAGCTGCATATTGTGCAGAAGCCCGAGTGGCCCGATCCCAGCTCCCCCGAGCCGAAGACATAA
- a CDS encoding DNA-3-methyladenine glycosylase I: MEDKRCGWCLSTPLYQSYHDEEWGRPVTDEATLFEFLLLEGAQAGLSWITVLNKRDNYRRLFDNFNAEKIARYTPRKIEKLLQDPGIIRNRLKVESAVKNARATLALREKGQTLSDFLWQFTDGKVIVNKPRSLKQVPASTAESDVMSKALKKAGFSFVGSTIMYAHMQATGMVNDHLHTCPARQRCLDEAEAAGLL; the protein is encoded by the coding sequence ATGGAAGATAAACGCTGTGGCTGGTGCCTGTCCACCCCGCTATATCAAAGCTACCACGATGAGGAATGGGGTCGCCCGGTAACCGATGAGGCCACCCTGTTTGAGTTTCTGCTGTTGGAGGGGGCCCAGGCCGGGTTGTCATGGATAACCGTATTAAATAAGCGGGATAACTATCGCCGTCTTTTCGATAATTTCAATGCAGAAAAAATTGCGCGCTATACGCCGCGCAAGATAGAAAAGTTACTACAGGACCCGGGGATCATACGCAACCGTCTCAAAGTGGAGTCTGCGGTTAAAAATGCCCGCGCAACTCTGGCACTGCGAGAGAAAGGGCAAACACTCTCTGACTTTCTCTGGCAATTTACCGACGGCAAGGTGATCGTGAATAAACCCCGTTCCCTCAAGCAGGTACCGGCCAGTACAGCGGAATCTGATGTGATGAGTAAAGCGCTTAAAAAAGCCGGCTTTAGTTTTGTTGGCTCTACCATTATGTACGCCCATATGCAGGCCACGGGGATGGTTAATGACCATTTGCACACTTGCCCTGCGCGTCAGCGCTGCCTGGATGAAGCCGAGGCGGCGGGACTACTTTAG
- a CDS encoding SDR family oxidoreductase — protein sequence MKHAFVTGGSGFLGANLVEQLKADGWRVTAMHRKTSNTERLRNMGVELVEASLNDSDSLRSAIPDDVDALFHMAANTSMWRGGNAQQWKDNVEGAANIAKVAREKSVGRMIVTSSISAYGYHKDTITEESEKRADDPRHHYLYTKKREEIAVRKEIDKGLDAVFLNPCAIVGKFDTSSWAQTFFLIDKNQLPGVPPGWGSFCHAGAVARAHIEAVEKGRCGENYILAGTDASFLEFFGKIAELLHKPVPKRTTPAFVIQSIAWFSDVWSRVSGKEPVITPEKATLVTRRVVASSSKAERELGYQSEVTLDAMLCECRDWLVEQKLLEIK from the coding sequence ATGAAACATGCATTCGTGACCGGGGGCAGCGGCTTCCTCGGTGCCAACCTTGTCGAGCAACTGAAAGCCGATGGCTGGCGGGTAACCGCCATGCATCGCAAGACCTCCAACACAGAGAGGCTGCGCAACATGGGGGTGGAGCTGGTTGAGGCCTCCCTGAACGATTCAGACTCACTGCGCTCAGCTATTCCTGACGATGTCGATGCCCTTTTCCATATGGCGGCCAATACCAGTATGTGGCGCGGTGGCAATGCACAGCAGTGGAAGGACAATGTGGAGGGGGCGGCGAATATTGCAAAGGTTGCGAGGGAGAAAAGTGTTGGCCGTATGATCGTGACCAGTTCGATCTCCGCCTACGGTTACCACAAGGATACGATCACCGAAGAGAGCGAAAAGCGTGCAGACGATCCCCGCCATCATTATCTGTATACCAAAAAGCGTGAAGAAATAGCGGTACGCAAAGAGATCGACAAGGGATTGGATGCGGTATTTCTCAATCCTTGTGCAATCGTGGGGAAATTCGACACCAGTAGTTGGGCGCAGACATTTTTTCTAATCGATAAAAACCAATTGCCTGGCGTGCCGCCGGGTTGGGGGTCTTTCTGTCATGCCGGGGCGGTGGCTCGGGCGCATATCGAGGCGGTCGAAAAGGGTCGCTGTGGAGAGAATTATATCCTCGCCGGCACCGATGCCAGTTTTCTGGAATTTTTTGGCAAAATAGCCGAGCTGCTGCACAAGCCTGTGCCCAAGCGTACAACTCCCGCCTTCGTTATTCAGTCTATCGCCTGGTTCTCTGATGTATGGTCGCGTGTGAGTGGTAAGGAACCGGTAATTACCCCGGAAAAGGCCACCCTGGTGACGCGCCGGGTTGTAGCTAGCAGCTCCAAGGCAGAACGCGAACTCGGCTATCAATCAGAGGTGACATTGGATGCCATGTTGTGCGAATGTCGCGACTGGTTAGTAGAGCAAAAATTATTGGAGATAAAGTGA
- a CDS encoding prolyl oligopeptidase family serine peptidase, with the protein MKKQLMALLVGALATAAVQAVETYPKSQTIEHIDEYFGVEVSDPFRWMEDMSNEEVKEWVKAQNKHALPRLKDLPGWQKINDRLTELWRYERYGVPYKKGDNYYYDYNNGDWDQNIFYRAGELAQDGKPMLDPRSLSEDGTIAAKRLKVSPKGRYLAYGISDGGTDWTDYRIRDLKTGKDLKEQLTGIKFSDASWAPDESGFYYSRYPFNKDGSADDSKQVAVYFHRLGDSQERDQLVYRITDHPTRNPDAEVSDDGNYLLFTIFDGYDSNGFYYRDLRDDTGKVIKLLDDWDGLYQFLGNKGSTFFFETSAGAPLGRIIAIDLAKPQRKHWRDLVPQAGSALQSASYIGDRFVLHYLKDAKSRVLVTDTNGKKQYELKLPGVGSVKGFYGEPDEVETFYSFSNFITPPSIYHLNVQTGESKIFKQPKYAADFSDLTVSQHFYKSKDGTRVPLFLVHKKGMKRDGSNPTLLYGYGGFNSAQLPRFYNRFVGWLDMGGTLALANLRGGSEYGDAWHQAGTKTQKQNVFDDFIAAAEWLIAEKVTSPEKLGISGRSNGGLLAGATLVQRPDLFAAALPVVGVLDMLRYHTASANARQWSSDYGLSENREEFKALHAYSPVHNTREGSCYPATLITTADRDDRVVPWHSYKFAAALQRDQGCEKPIWLAVETRAGHGAGKPVWMQVEDFANQWSFLAHQLGMKIE; encoded by the coding sequence ATGAAGAAACAGTTAATGGCACTCCTGGTTGGGGCTCTGGCCACAGCCGCTGTGCAGGCGGTGGAAACCTACCCCAAGAGTCAGACTATTGAGCACATAGATGAATACTTCGGTGTTGAGGTATCCGACCCCTTTCGTTGGATGGAGGATATGTCTAATGAAGAGGTTAAGGAGTGGGTCAAGGCACAGAACAAGCATGCGTTACCTCGCCTGAAGGATCTGCCAGGCTGGCAGAAGATCAACGATCGTCTCACTGAATTGTGGCGCTACGAGCGCTATGGCGTGCCCTATAAGAAAGGCGATAACTACTACTACGATTACAACAACGGCGACTGGGATCAGAACATTTTCTACCGCGCCGGGGAGCTTGCCCAGGATGGCAAGCCTATGCTGGACCCACGCAGCTTGAGTGAGGATGGCACCATCGCAGCGAAACGACTTAAGGTCAGCCCCAAGGGGCGTTACCTAGCCTATGGAATTTCGGATGGTGGCACGGACTGGACAGACTACCGTATTCGCGACTTAAAGACCGGCAAGGATCTAAAGGAGCAACTGACTGGGATCAAGTTCAGTGATGCCAGCTGGGCCCCAGATGAGTCGGGCTTCTATTACAGTCGTTACCCATTCAACAAGGATGGCAGTGCCGATGATAGCAAGCAGGTCGCTGTCTATTTCCATCGCCTGGGAGATTCCCAGGAGCGCGACCAATTGGTATACCGTATTACGGACCATCCCACTCGCAACCCTGATGCCGAGGTAAGCGATGATGGCAATTATCTGCTGTTCACCATTTTCGATGGTTATGATTCCAACGGCTTTTACTATCGCGACTTACGCGATGACACCGGCAAAGTCATCAAGCTGCTGGATGACTGGGATGGCCTCTATCAGTTTCTCGGTAATAAGGGCAGTACCTTCTTCTTCGAGACCAGTGCGGGCGCACCGCTGGGTCGGATAATTGCGATCGACCTGGCGAAGCCGCAGCGCAAACACTGGCGTGACCTGGTGCCGCAGGCAGGCAGCGCCCTACAGAGTGCCAGCTATATTGGCGACCGATTCGTGCTGCACTATTTAAAAGATGCCAAGTCGCGAGTGCTGGTGACTGACACCAATGGTAAGAAGCAGTACGAGCTGAAATTGCCCGGCGTGGGCTCTGTGAAGGGTTTTTACGGTGAGCCGGATGAAGTGGAGACCTTTTATTCTTTCTCCAATTTCATTACCCCACCGAGTATTTATCACCTGAATGTGCAGACCGGTGAAAGCAAAATATTTAAGCAGCCGAAATACGCTGCAGACTTCTCTGACTTAACCGTGAGCCAGCACTTCTATAAGAGCAAAGACGGCACCCGTGTACCTTTATTCCTGGTGCATAAGAAGGGTATGAAGCGCGATGGCTCCAACCCCACACTGCTGTATGGTTATGGTGGTTTCAACTCTGCTCAGTTGCCACGCTTTTACAACCGCTTTGTGGGCTGGTTGGATATGGGCGGTACCCTGGCGCTGGCCAACCTGCGTGGGGGTAGCGAGTACGGTGATGCCTGGCATCAGGCGGGTACCAAGACCCAGAAGCAGAATGTCTTTGATGACTTTATCGCCGCAGCCGAGTGGCTAATCGCGGAGAAAGTTACCTCTCCAGAGAAGCTGGGTATCAGTGGGCGCTCCAATGGTGGATTACTCGCCGGCGCGACCCTGGTGCAGCGTCCGGACTTGTTTGCCGCGGCACTGCCGGTAGTGGGTGTGCTCGATATGCTGCGTTACCACACCGCTTCCGCCAACGCACGCCAGTGGTCCAGTGACTACGGTCTGAGCGAAAACCGCGAGGAATTTAAGGCATTGCATGCATACTCCCCGGTTCATAATACCCGTGAGGGCTCTTGCTACCCTGCCACCCTGATCACCACCGCCGACCGCGATGATCGTGTAGTGCCCTGGCACAGCTACAAGTTTGCGGCCGCGCTGCAGCGGGATCAGGGCTGTGAAAAGCCGATATGGCTCGCGGTGGAGACCCGGGCTGGCCACGGTGCCGGCAAGCCGGTGTGGATGCAGGTGGAGGACTTCGCCAACCAATGGAGCTTCCTCGCCCACCAGCTGGGAATGAAAATCGAGTAA
- the dtd gene encoding D-aminoacyl-tRNA deacylase translates to MKGLIQRVSHARVEVSGQSVGAIEHGILLLLGVESKDNRESADKLLHKVLNYRIFPDENGRMNHNVQQAAGGLLVVSQFTLVAETERGLRPSFSRGASPQHAEGLYDYFLERANAEFTPVASGIFAADMQVSLLNDGPVTFMLET, encoded by the coding sequence ATGAAAGGATTAATCCAACGGGTAAGCCACGCCCGCGTAGAGGTGTCTGGCCAGTCGGTGGGTGCTATTGAGCACGGTATACTCTTGCTGTTGGGAGTGGAGTCTAAAGACAACCGTGAAAGCGCAGACAAATTACTGCATAAGGTACTGAATTATCGGATTTTTCCCGATGAAAACGGCCGTATGAACCACAATGTGCAACAGGCCGCTGGTGGGCTCCTTGTCGTAAGCCAGTTTACCCTAGTCGCTGAAACTGAACGCGGCCTTCGACCCAGCTTCAGTCGCGGCGCCAGCCCACAACATGCCGAGGGCCTGTACGATTATTTTCTTGAGCGTGCTAATGCCGAATTTACACCGGTAGCCAGCGGAATCTTCGCCGCAGATATGCAAGTGTCTCTTCTCAATGACGGCCCGGTTACCTTTATGCTGGAAACCTAA
- a CDS encoding GNAT family N-acetyltransferase — MRLTVTEDIYLEFLQEKDSQELFYLIEDNRLLLEKYLYWAKSVQDMESTKQYICQRIYSKHNGSAWHKIIFNDQLSGIIGVKEIDQKNKCAEIGYWLSAHCQGKGVMAKVVAKICEELKRQAGVAQIKIHCLSENTASIAVARRAGGIHSSTIPAYLTIDGKSQDLMIYTVAL; from the coding sequence ATGCGGTTAACGGTAACAGAAGATATTTATCTGGAATTTCTACAGGAGAAAGATTCCCAGGAGCTTTTTTATCTAATAGAAGATAACCGCCTACTTTTGGAAAAATATTTGTACTGGGCAAAGTCTGTACAGGATATGGAGTCGACCAAACAATATATTTGCCAGCGTATTTACAGTAAACACAATGGCTCTGCCTGGCACAAGATCATTTTTAATGACCAACTCTCCGGAATAATCGGTGTCAAAGAAATTGATCAGAAAAACAAGTGTGCCGAAATTGGCTACTGGCTCTCGGCTCACTGCCAGGGCAAAGGTGTAATGGCGAAAGTTGTGGCGAAGATTTGCGAAGAACTAAAGAGGCAAGCTGGTGTAGCCCAGATAAAAATACACTGCCTTTCTGAAAATACCGCTAGCATTGCGGTTGCAAGACGGGCCGGTGGAATCCACAGTAGCACCATCCCCGCATACCTTACGATCGATGGAAAGTCCCAGGATCTAATGATCTACACCGTCGCCCTCTAA
- a CDS encoding YncE family protein, whose protein sequence is MRWSILSSLILLSLFLGSFTFASTLIVGNKYEGTVSFIDLENGKEIKRTETGGSPHELILSPDKSKVVVVSYLEDGYVGEELNVFDVATGKRLSIIDISPHMGPHGIAWLGSGDDLIVTTEETHDVIKVDTVAGKVLGSVSTDQIGSHLLALSPDTKTAYVTSRGSDTFSVIDTDTMTLKKTLPAGDGPEAVWVSPDGKELWIGNNRSKNIFIFDTASLKKKDVIDVGYLPIRISFHPEGKLVAVADLQGNRVVIYDAATRKELKSIDLGAASAREPASLLFTPDGKFLYAGSQRDGKVVEIDTDKWEIKRIFKAGQGADGLEWSPVTIQPE, encoded by the coding sequence ATGCGCTGGTCGATTCTTTCTAGCTTGATTCTCCTGAGCCTGTTTCTGGGTAGTTTCACTTTTGCGAGTACCCTAATAGTGGGCAATAAATATGAAGGGACAGTCAGCTTTATTGACTTGGAAAATGGGAAGGAAATCAAGCGAACGGAAACTGGTGGCTCTCCACATGAACTTATTTTGTCCCCGGATAAATCAAAGGTTGTGGTGGTTTCCTATTTGGAAGATGGCTACGTTGGCGAAGAGTTAAATGTCTTTGATGTGGCTACGGGCAAACGCTTGAGCATTATCGATATTAGCCCGCATATGGGCCCTCATGGAATTGCTTGGCTGGGAAGCGGTGATGACCTTATCGTGACCACGGAAGAAACTCATGATGTGATTAAGGTTGATACTGTCGCGGGCAAGGTGCTCGGTTCTGTATCAACAGACCAGATAGGAAGTCACCTGCTGGCTTTATCTCCGGATACTAAAACTGCATATGTTACCAGTCGTGGTTCGGATACTTTCAGCGTGATCGATACGGACACTATGACCTTAAAAAAGACTCTTCCGGCTGGTGATGGTCCTGAGGCGGTATGGGTCAGTCCCGATGGGAAAGAGCTATGGATAGGTAATAATCGCTCAAAAAATATTTTTATCTTTGACACGGCTAGTTTAAAAAAGAAGGATGTCATTGATGTTGGTTATCTCCCCATTCGCATCAGTTTCCATCCCGAAGGGAAGCTGGTTGCAGTTGCGGATCTACAGGGAAACCGGGTGGTGATTTACGATGCGGCAACCCGCAAAGAGCTTAAGAGTATTGACTTAGGTGCTGCCTCTGCACGGGAACCGGCTTCTCTACTCTTTACCCCCGATGGTAAGTTTCTATATGCCGGATCACAGAGAGACGGGAAGGTGGTCGAAATAGATACCGACAAGTGGGAAATCAAGAGAATTTTTAAGGCTGGTCAGGGGGCTGATGGCTTGGAGTGGAGTCCGGTAACGATTCAGCCCGAGTAA
- a CDS encoding superinfection immunity protein, with the protein MFTDLDQLISSFSELLSQISPLKGFLFVVFFFAVWFLPAIVAFFLNRKHFRKILAANVPAGLSWIAWVALLAWAVTGKLRDKDGAKGQITSGGNKEAGVSGKHAASSGR; encoded by the coding sequence ATGTTTACAGATCTCGATCAATTAATTAGTAGCTTTTCAGAATTGCTGAGCCAAATTAGTCCGCTAAAGGGTTTTTTATTTGTTGTTTTCTTTTTTGCTGTTTGGTTTCTTCCAGCCATAGTTGCATTTTTTCTCAATAGAAAACACTTCCGTAAAATTCTCGCAGCAAATGTGCCTGCAGGGCTTTCCTGGATTGCCTGGGTTGCCCTTTTAGCTTGGGCTGTCACCGGTAAGTTGCGCGATAAAGACGGTGCGAAGGGGCAGATTACTTCTGGTGGAAATAAAGAGGCTGGCGTTTCTGGCAAGCACGCAGCATCAAGCGGTCGTTAA
- a CDS encoding RNA polymerase sigma factor: MDLRDQLFQQAISEYAEGISRIARSYVRTTAEHEDLLQEIWLGLWRALPSFRGDASLKTFVYRIAHNRCVTEIARRKPQHAGEEELMTLPDNQAGPDERLAEERKSERLLIAVKKLPLGLRQTLTLRLEGLSYMEISEVLGISESNIAVRLNRAKERLNICLSGGE; this comes from the coding sequence GTGGATTTACGGGATCAATTATTTCAGCAAGCGATAAGCGAGTATGCCGAGGGTATCTCCCGAATAGCGCGCAGCTATGTGCGCACTACTGCAGAACATGAGGATCTTCTCCAGGAGATATGGTTGGGGCTATGGCGAGCGTTGCCTTCCTTTCGAGGGGATGCCAGCTTAAAAACCTTTGTCTATCGCATTGCTCACAATCGTTGTGTAACCGAAATAGCAAGAAGAAAACCTCAACATGCGGGTGAGGAGGAATTGATGACGCTGCCAGACAATCAAGCGGGTCCCGATGAGCGCCTGGCAGAAGAGCGTAAGTCAGAGCGGCTGCTAATTGCGGTTAAAAAACTACCACTGGGCTTACGTCAAACCCTGACCCTGCGTTTAGAGGGGTTAAGCTATATGGAAATTTCAGAAGTGCTTGGTATCAGTGAAAGCAATATTGCCGTGCGCTTGAATCGAGCAAAAGAACGGCTGAACATCTGCTTATCAGGAGGTGAGTAA
- a CDS encoding organic hydroperoxide resistance protein gives MKALYTAVATATGGRDGQAASSDGALDVKLSIPKELGGDGGGGTNPEQLFAAGYSACFIGAMKFVADKEKVATPNDTSVRAEVGIGPSGKGFGLEVDLYIELPGMDQVVAERVALKAHEEVCPYSNATRNNITVRLHITV, from the coding sequence ATGAAGGCTCTCTATACGGCAGTCGCCACGGCGACCGGTGGACGTGATGGACAGGCGGCTTCGTCAGATGGCGCCCTAGACGTAAAGCTCAGCATTCCCAAAGAGCTGGGCGGGGATGGCGGAGGTGGTACCAACCCCGAGCAATTATTTGCGGCAGGCTATTCGGCTTGTTTTATCGGCGCGATGAAATTTGTTGCGGACAAGGAAAAGGTCGCTACACCGAACGATACCAGTGTGCGAGCTGAAGTTGGCATAGGACCCAGCGGGAAAGGCTTTGGGCTGGAAGTTGATCTCTATATAGAGCTACCGGGCATGGATCAGGTGGTAGCTGAACGCGTGGCCTTAAAAGCTCACGAGGAAGTTTGCCCCTACTCCAATGCAACCCGCAATAATATTACCGTGAGGCTGCATATTACGGTTTAG
- the hutG gene encoding formimidoylglutamase, whose translation MLQLADMRLWSGRTDSEDGRAGERWHQRVSPLQLDNPPGIAILGFASDEGVRRNKGRIGAAKGPRILRLATANLPATFDLPLYDAGNVRVDREDLESAQALLGARINELLANGHFPLVLGGGHEIALGSYQGIARWMRELHREKTLGIINFDAHLDLRIPSPKGSSGTPFYQIAEQCQINGRPFNYLCVGAADNANTPALYNRADELGAEVIRDREISSWNLDKIKQQIRDFTDKVDFLYLTVCLDVLPAAVMPAVSAPSGRGVPLELLEELLDTVLDSNKVCLADMAEFNPYFDIEDHGARTAARLVFQITNGAARSTRQE comes from the coding sequence ATGTTACAGCTGGCTGATATGCGCTTGTGGAGTGGCCGCACAGACAGTGAGGACGGTCGCGCCGGGGAGCGTTGGCACCAACGTGTTTCGCCGCTGCAGCTGGATAACCCCCCTGGAATTGCCATCCTCGGTTTCGCCTCGGATGAAGGTGTGCGCCGCAATAAAGGGCGTATTGGCGCTGCGAAAGGGCCGCGAATCCTACGCTTGGCGACTGCCAATCTGCCCGCCACCTTTGATTTACCTCTTTATGATGCCGGCAATGTACGAGTCGATCGTGAGGATTTGGAATCCGCACAGGCACTACTCGGTGCGCGTATCAATGAGTTGCTGGCTAACGGACACTTTCCCCTGGTTTTGGGGGGTGGACATGAAATCGCGCTTGGTAGTTATCAGGGCATAGCGCGATGGATGCGCGAGCTACACCGGGAAAAGACCCTGGGTATTATCAATTTTGATGCCCATCTGGATTTGCGTATCCCTTCACCCAAGGGCTCCTCGGGTACACCTTTCTATCAAATTGCGGAACAGTGCCAGATCAATGGCCGCCCTTTCAATTATCTCTGTGTCGGTGCTGCCGATAATGCCAATACGCCGGCGCTTTACAATCGTGCCGATGAACTGGGTGCAGAAGTCATTCGCGATCGAGAAATTAGCAGCTGGAATCTGGATAAAATAAAACAGCAGATCCGGGACTTTACCGATAAGGTGGACTTTCTGTACCTCACAGTATGCCTGGACGTATTACCAGCAGCAGTAATGCCTGCGGTCAGTGCCCCCTCTGGGCGTGGAGTCCCGCTGGAATTACTCGAAGAGCTGCTGGATACCGTTCTGGACTCAAACAAGGTTTGCTTGGCGGATATGGCCGAGTTTAATCCCTATTTCGATATTGAAGATCATGGTGCGCGCACTGCAGCAAGGTTGGTTTTCCAAATAACGAATGGGGCCGCGCGCTCAACTCGCCAAGAGTAA